The region TCCCCAAAAACATACACAAAAATTCCGGCTGGAAAAGCCTATGATTTCTTTAGTTACAAGCCTAATCAGGTAGCAAAAATCTCCGCACACCGGGGCGGGGGCGACCTGAAAGGTTATCCCGAAAACTGTATTGAGTCGTTCGACTATCTGGCGAAGAAACTGCCGGTCATCATAGAATGCGACATTGATCTGACCAAAGACAGCGTCATGGTGATGATGCACGACGCTACCCTCGACCGGACGACTACGGGTACCGGCAAACTTATTGACCGAAACTATGCCGAACTCAGTCAGTACCGGCTGGAGGACAATCAGGGTAATGTGACCCCCTATAAAATTCCGACACTGGAAGAGGTTCTGCGCTGGGGTAAAAACAAAGTGACGTTTACGCTCGATGTGAAACGCAATGTGTCGTTCGCCAAAGTGGTCGACATGATTCACAAAACCGGTGCCAGCGATTATGTAGCCGTTATTACCTACAACGCTCAGGATGCGGCTAAACTCAATAAACTCGATCCTAGTCTGATGATTTCGGTAACCATCCGTAACCGCGCCGAATATGACCGGCTGCGCGAACTGGGAGTTCCCGACAATCGGATGGTGGCTTTCGTGGGCGTCAAAGAACCCGATGCTGACCTGTATAAATTTCTCCACGAGAAGGGCATTGCCTGTATTTTGGGCACGCTGGGTAACCTCGACAAACAGGCAGCCGCCAAAGGTGATCAGGTGTACAAAAAATTTGTCGAAAACGGCGCCGATATCATGTCGACCGACCGGCCGCTGGAAATAGCGAAGGTGTTGTACTAGACGGGTAGTTAACTTGTCTGATTATCAATGGATTAGCTATGTTTGGGTGGAAAAATGACGGGTTGGCTTTGTAAAGAAGCCAACCCGTTTCAGTTATTAGTTAGTATAAAGGCAACCGCAACTGCTCCAGATGCCTTTTAATTAT is a window of Spirosoma linguale DSM 74 DNA encoding:
- a CDS encoding glycerophosphoryl diester phosphodiesterase (PFAM: glycerophosphoryl diester phosphodiesterase~KEGG: cak:Caul_1971 glycerophosphoryl diester phosphodiesterase); amino-acid sequence: MKHRRVFSVIRKQYAWLSVGLVAIALSACSPKTYTKIPAGKAYDFFSYKPNQVAKISAHRGGGDLKGYPENCIESFDYLAKKLPVIIECDIDLTKDSVMVMMHDATLDRTTTGTGKLIDRNYAELSQYRLEDNQGNVTPYKIPTLEEVLRWGKNKVTFTLDVKRNVSFAKVVDMIHKTGASDYVAVITYNAQDAAKLNKLDPSLMISVTIRNRAEYDRLRELGVPDNRMVAFVGVKEPDADLYKFLHEKGIACILGTLGNLDKQAAAKGDQVYKKFVENGADIMSTDRPLEIAKVLY